In one window of Campylobacter sp. MG1 DNA:
- the bcp gene encoding thioredoxin-dependent thiol peroxidase: MEFTLLNQDEVAINLSDFRGKKVIVFFYPKAYTPGCTKQNCELSESFDKLLNAGYVLIGISPDKCEKLAKFKAEYGLNQILLSDEFKEVAKLFGAWGIKKNYGKEYEGLIRSCFILDENGEIIKEYKNHKATGFATRLNKDLLGE, from the coding sequence ATGGAATTTACTTTATTAAATCAAGATGAAGTAGCGATTAATCTAAGTGATTTTCGCGGTAAAAAGGTGATAGTGTTTTTTTATCCAAAAGCTTACACTCCAGGTTGTACTAAGCAAAATTGTGAATTAAGTGAGAGTTTTGATAAATTGCTTAATGCAGGATATGTGCTGATTGGAATTAGCCCTGATAAGTGTGAAAAACTAGCGAAATTTAAAGCTGAATACGGCTTAAATCAGATTTTATTAAGCGATGAATTTAAAGAAGTGGCTAAGCTATTTGGTGCTTGGGGGATTAAGAAAAATTATGGTAAAGAATACGAAGGGCTTATTCGCTCGTGCTTTATCCTAGATGAAAATGGCGAAATCATTAAAGAATACAAAAATCACAAAGCAACAGGTTTTGCCACAAGACTTAATAAGGATTTATTAGGAGAATAA
- a CDS encoding type II toxin-antitoxin system HicA family toxin gives MPELPVLTAKECEKLLLENGFIFDRQKGSHKIYYKYNLRMILPFHSGKTLHPKIIKQVLELIK, from the coding sequence ATGCCTGAATTACCAGTGCTAACTGCTAAAGAATGTGAAAAATTGCTTTTAGAAAACGGCTTTATTTTTGATAGACAAAAAGGTAGCCATAAGATATATTATAAATATAATTTAAGAATGATTTTACCTTTTCACAGCGGCAAAACCTTACACCCAAAAATAATAAAGCAAGTTTTAGAGCTTATAAAATGA
- the selA gene encoding L-seryl-tRNA(Sec) selenium transferase, whose amino-acid sequence MLPQISKLINAFNDKPSFLVSFLAKELINELRATNKEQSYEMILKELNERINKRLLKEPRALINATGVVLHTNLGRALMSESDYDELKAFHTNNINLEFDLESNARGKRDENLIFYLKMLFGCEDALVVNNNAAAVFLVLNTLGKNEGVITSRAELVEIGGGFRVSDVMRESGARLIEVGTTNKTKMSDYEAELNNAKMILKTHKSNFYIGGFSQEVDAISLNDLACKNEKIFYYDLGSGYVDLINDSLRDEPSVKNLISKGISLVSFSGDKLFASTQAGIILGKKELIEKLRKNQLLRMFRLNKTSLLILTKAVKNYLNKDYANLPSLALLNDTKSQVLNKAKTLQELINFGEIIESKSLVGGGSMPEKLLSGYALKIKANKCKINELLNKGVVANYDKDSIIIDLRSVLPNQLECLANIIKEVLKD is encoded by the coding sequence ATGCTACCACAAATATCAAAATTAATTAATGCCTTTAATGATAAACCTAGTTTTTTAGTTAGCTTTTTGGCTAAAGAATTAATAAATGAACTAAGAGCTACTAATAAAGAGCAAAGTTACGAGATGATACTCAAAGAGCTTAATGAAAGAATTAATAAAAGGCTATTAAAAGAGCCAAGAGCATTGATAAATGCTACTGGTGTGGTGCTTCATACAAATCTTGGTCGTGCTTTAATGAGCGAGAGTGATTATGATGAATTAAAGGCTTTTCATACTAATAATATTAATTTAGAATTTGATTTAGAAAGCAATGCAAGGGGTAAAAGAGATGAAAATCTCATATTTTATTTAAAAATGCTTTTTGGTTGCGAAGATGCACTTGTGGTAAATAATAACGCTGCTGCTGTATTTTTAGTATTAAATACTTTAGGTAAAAACGAAGGTGTAATTACAAGTAGAGCCGAGCTAGTAGAAATTGGCGGGGGATTTAGAGTAAGCGATGTGATGCGTGAAAGTGGAGCAAGGCTTATTGAAGTAGGGACTACTAATAAGACTAAGATGAGCGATTATGAAGCTGAATTAAACAATGCAAAAATGATTTTAAAAACTCATAAATCAAACTTTTATATCGGTGGATTTAGTCAAGAAGTAGATGCGATTAGCCTAAATGATTTAGCTTGTAAAAATGAAAAAATATTTTATTATGATTTAGGTAGTGGCTATGTGGATTTAATAAATGATAGTTTAAGGGATGAACCTAGTGTAAAAAACCTAATATCTAAAGGTATTAGCTTGGTTTCATTTAGTGGGGATAAACTATTTGCTAGCACTCAAGCAGGAATTATTTTAGGTAAAAAAGAACTAATTGAAAAATTACGCAAAAATCAGCTTTTAAGAATGTTTAGGCTAAATAAAACTAGCTTATTAATACTTACAAAAGCTGTTAAAAATTATTTAAATAAAGACTATGCAAATCTACCAAGCCTAGCTTTATTAAATGATACAAAATCTCAAGTCTTAAACAAAGCAAAAACCTTGCAAGAGCTAATAAATTTTGGCGAAATCATAGAGAGCAAAAGCCTAGTAGGGGGTGGCTCAATGCCTGAAAAATTACTAAGCGGCTATGCTTTAAAAATTAAGGCTAATAAATGCAAAATAAACGAACTTTTAAATAAAGGCGTAGTGGCTAATTATGATAAAGATAGCATAATAATTGATTTAAGGAGCGTTTTACCTAATCAATTAGAATGCTTAGCAAATATTATAAAAGAAGTTTTAAAGGATTAA
- a CDS encoding BspA family leucine-rich repeat surface protein: MSKTNELKYKPKNKKELKALVSDESINLADIDTSLITNMSKLFKDSERKDFSGINTWDTSRVKNMCSMFENCKNFNQALDFDTSNVTDMGAMFCGCESFNQAINFNISKANIYGLIFRCYAYKQEINFANDTLIKSVYKPKTKEELKALVDNESINLGEIDTSLITDMSRLFYKSKRKNFQGINTWNITNVKDMSYMFYKCKGTYKINFAIFSDVNTKYMFDHSNLDDYIIRN; encoded by the coding sequence ATGTCAAAAACAAATGAATTAAAATACAAGCCTAAAAATAAAAAAGAATTAAAGGCTTTAGTAAGTGATGAGAGTATAAATCTAGCTGATATTGATACGAGTTTGATAACTAATATGAGTAAGCTTTTTAAAGATAGTGAGCGAAAAGACTTTAGTGGCATAAATACTTGGGACACTTCTAGGGTAAAAAATATGTGCAGTATGTTTGAAAATTGTAAAAACTTCAATCAAGCTTTAGATTTTGATACTAGTAATGTAACTGATATGGGTGCGATGTTTTGTGGGTGCGAAAGTTTTAATCAAGCAATCAATTTTAACATTTCAAAAGCTAATATTTATGGGCTTATATTTAGATGTTATGCATATAAACAAGAAATTAATTTTGCTAACGATACACTAATAAAAAGCGTTTATAAACCTAAAACAAAAGAAGAATTAAAAGCCTTAGTAGATAATGAGAGTATAAATTTAGGCGAAATTGATACGAGTTTAATAACCGATATGAGTAGATTATTTTATAAATCAAAAAGAAAAAACTTTCAAGGAATAAACACTTGGAATATTACTAATGTAAAGGATATGAGCTATATGTTTTATAAATGTAAAGGCACTTATAAGATTAATTTTGCTATCTTTAGCGATGTTAATACCAAATATATGTTTGATCATAGCAACCTTGATGATTACATTATTAGGAATTAA
- a CDS encoding type II toxin-antitoxin system HicB family antitoxin: MNAIIEKDENGYYAYVPALKGCVSQGDTYEEALENIKEASELYLESLSDDERLKLLNAFVSIVPLQVGKYA, from the coding sequence ATGAATGCAATCATAGAAAAAGATGAGAATGGTTATTATGCTTATGTTCCTGCTCTAAAAGGCTGCGTTTCGCAAGGCGATACTTACGAAGAAGCGTTAGAAAACATAAAAGAAGCAAGCGAGTTATATTTAGAGAGCTTAAGTGATGATGAGAGATTAAAGCTTTTAAATGCTTTTGTTTCTATAGTTCCTTTACAAGTTGGTAAATATGCCTGA